The genomic interval CGTTCGACATTGTGTAGATGCTATCCTAGCTGTCTGCAATAGCCTGTTGATTTCATTGCAGAAATGTTTTAGAAAGAGGAAGCCAGCGCTCACCCTTACGTCTCTTGAAGCGAAATTGTCCTCTTATTCTTCATTTATCTGTCACAGTATGTTTTAATCCAAAATTATGGGTGCCAAAATGCTACTGATGCTAAATATATGCCAAGCTTCCTGACTCACTGTGAAAATTCTCTTGTGTCTCATTGACCCCCTACCAAAGCTTCATTTTTTACTTGTTTATGAATAACTCTGGGCACTGAAACTGTTGACCCGCTTCCCTCTCTGCACACAGGAAGTCCAGGCCttaaaacagaaatttcattCGTACATTTGTAATATGGCTCATTAATCTGGCTCGGTGCTGATAGATCCGTTGGGAGAGCTGCAGCCCAGCTAACAGCTGTGAAATGAAATGTACAGCGGGAGAAGAAAGTTCTGAGCTAAGAAAGGAGGATTTGTTCAGACTTTCTGACACATTTAGCTGtttgaaattttacttttaaacacTTTCCCCTGTTCTTCCCTCATCGTGCATGGTCACtgagaaaatactattttcagtttGGTAATAagttgttctgattttttttttttttagtgaaactAGTATGACTTAATTTTTATCTAATCTTTAAGTATAAGTCTAACTTGAAGCACATGAATAAGTCCACCGGCTTCAGGGGACCAACATGTAGGCAGAATTTGCTGAAGGAAAGCGGAGGGTACACTCAGGGTACTCACTGCGAAAGGGTGAAATAAAGCAGTGCAGATGCAAGATCTTTcatgagaaggaggaaggaaagaggcagGCAGCCTCGAGTATTTCACTTCAAGGAGGAGCAGGTTTTACCCACCTGACATGAACCTACATCCCGTTTCCTATGCCATTGCAAACAATTCCCACTCCTAAAGTTGAATATATTTGAATACTTTATTGCAGGGGGATATAATTTAATGGGCTACCTGGGACAGAAGTTTGATGTTAGCCAGATGATGACTAGCCTGACAAAGAACAAAGCAGTTTTTGCCTTTCTCCCCAGACGGGAAAAACCAGAGAACCGTGTCTCATAACACTGAATAATCGCTAGCAATGAACTGCACTGTACCTGCTCCAGCTCAGAAACTTAGCTCCTACCAAAGCAACCCATCTTGGTAACCATTTCATAGTATTCTactttaaaatacagtaactaATTTGTATTTAAgactattaatatttaaaatactagtATGCAACCAATAACTGAGTAACTAAAGAACTAAATCACACTGAATCTAGAATGGATCTGTAAGATCCCATGTTTAGCAGTGATTTGGGTGCAAGATCCGTGATAAGCATGGCAACAGAAACACTGTCAGTGAAGAATAATTTTCAATTTGGTTAAAAGCAAAATGTCAAAAGACAAAAAGATGACAAGTAATATGTATTTGTGCAGTCCGTCAGAGTATCTTTATCATCTAGCTCTTACTCTGATGGGCCCAGCTCACACTGAGATGCTCTCTTGTCACGTGTATGTTACCACTTTTGCTTAAATAAAATAACACCAAGCAGAGACCTGCTTCTCACTGCCTTCgaaaaaaatgttactgtccTTTACTGAGAAAATTTTACAAACCTAGAGAGTCCCTTTGCTCCAGAATTGCATGGACTTTATCACAAAGCAGTGTCACTGCAGAAAATGGGTATGGGGCTCCTGAAATCCTGCATTTCCTTGTTAGTCAAAGCCTGGGAGAATTCGCTATGAGAAATCTGCACCACGAATCTCACTGTAATCTGCTTCATCTTCCGAAAGGGGTAACGATTCTACAGTCTGAGGGAGTTATCTCTTTAAACACTACCCTGTCCTGAAACTCCCATTTCCAGTCAAGATGAGTAAGAGGCTGACAGCTGAGTGCCCGCTCTAACCACATCTGGCTTCTCTTGATAGCTCTCGAGGCAGATTACGGCACCCAGACTGTTGTGATGTGGCAGCAAAGGTTGTCTTTGCTGGGAGAGGAAGGAACAAAGGGTTAACTGATGGTGCCAAGGTTGCTCAGCCTACTCCTGTGCCTCCTTCCCTGCTCCGCCAATAGCCATGGAGCTGACGAAGGCCCTTGAGGTCTTTGGTTTTCTGAGAGAAAGCAGCCGGTTTTCTGAGAGAAAGCAGCCGTGTCACCTTTCTGCTCGGAGGTGCAGGGTCCCACTTTTTGTGTCTTACATCCCGCACTGGAGATGTTGCCTCCTAACACATCTCTGCTATGTATGATAGAAGCTGGACAACTGGAAAATACCTATTTGTTATAGCAAGCCCAGAGTCTATAAAAAACAAAGTTAGGAGGACTCTACTTTTCTCGTTCTCAGTGTGATTAGAAGCATTGCCCTTTGAACCATCACAGAACATAACCTGGAAGCGTTTGTTCCAGAGTCAAAGTCAATGATTAAATCAAGCAGAAGAATGGAGAATTGCCTGTCTGTTATGACAGATCTATGTCTTTTCTACATCCATACCTACTATGAAATGAAATGTGGGATGGATAGTGGAAAAAGATTTTCTTATTTCACATGGAGATCAATATAATGAAATGAGTCAAGATTGTCCAGCATGAAAGTTCACATCCTTTTTAATTAGAAGGCGAACTTTATTTCCCAAGCTGCCacaaggagaaatattttccaaagcatAATAAGCCCTactataaaacagaattttctgttaaaaaataaaaaaacctcagtcCCTTCATGTTTGCATGGCTTCTTctgtccttcctctctctcccctcatctaGAAAAACAACTTGTTTGACAAGCCAAGGTTTCAAAAGTGCTTAGAAACAAGTGGCCAATACTCAAGCTCCACCAGTGTCCATGAAACTACAGCTAAAGCCTGGGACTCCCCAGGGCTAAATTGTTTAGGTGTTTTCCAGACTTCCTCTggcaaaagaacaacaaaaatgagCAAACTTCATTGTCCCTGGCCACCTTGGGGAAAGCTGCATCCTGACTCTGGCACTGGAGTCGGGAACAGGGCATGAGTGAGCAAgggagcagggtgcaggggaACAGGGAGTGGGGCACGGGGACCAAAGAGCGAGGAGCAGGGCCTAGGGTGCAGGGAGTGGGGAGCGAGGTGCAGGGAGCAGGTAGTGGGAACGAGCAGTGGGAGCGGGGACTGGGGAGCCAGGTATGGGagatgggggtgtggggggcaggaggagggaatgggGGAGTGTGGAGCAGGGCGTGAGAGTGGAGCGCGGGGGAGTGggagatgagggagcaggattgCGGAGTGGGGTGCAGGGGATTGGGGACTGGCATCCAGGAGTGGGGAGCAGAGAAGCGGGGATggtggagagcagggagtgaggcagcacagagcgggCTGCAGGGCGCGGAGATCGGGGATTGGGATGCAGGAGCAGGGAATGAGGGAGCGGGGATTGGGCTGAGGAGCAGGGAGTGAGGGAGCATGTATtaggatgcaggagcagggagTGGGGGAGCAGGGATTGGGATGCAGGAGCGGGGAGTGGGGGAGCATGTATTGGGATGCAGGAGCAGGGAGTGGGGGAGCATGTATTGGGATGCAGGAGCAGGGAGTGGGGGAGCATGTATTGGGATGCAGGAGCAGGGAGTGAGGAAGCGGAAACTGGGATGCAGGAGCAGGGAGTGGGGGAGCATGTATTGGGATGCAAGAGCAGGGAGTGGAGGAGCAGGGAATGGGATGCAGGAGCAGGGAGTGAGGAAGCGGAGACTGGGGGAGCAAGAGGAGGAAGTGGGGGAGCAGGGATTGGGATGCAGGAGCAGGGAATGAGGGAGCGGGGATTGGGCTGAGGAGCGGGGAGTGGGGGAGCAGGGATTGGGATGCAGGAGCGGGGAGTGGGGGAGCGGAGACTGGGATGCAGGAGCGGGGAGTGGGGGAGCAGGGATTGGGATGCAGGAGCGGGGAGTGGGGGAGCGGAGACTGGGATGCAGGAGCGGGGAGTGGGGGAGCAGGGATTGGGATGCAGGAGCGGGGAGTGGGGGAGCAGGGATTGGGATGCAGGAGCGGGGAGTGGGGGAGCGGAGACTGGGATGCAGGAGCGGGGAGTGGAGGAGCAGGGAATGGGATGCCGGAGCAGGGAGTGAGGAAGCAGAGATTGGGATGCAGGAGCGGGGAGTGGGGGAGCAGGGATTGGGATGCAGGAGCGGGGAGTGGGGGAGCGGAGACTGGGATGCAGGAGCGGGGAGTGGAGGAGCAGGGAATGGGATGCCGGAGCAGGGAGTGAGGAAGCAGAGATTGGGATGCAGGAGCGGGGAGTGGGGGAGCAGGGATTGGGATGCCGGAGCAGGGAGTGGGGGAGCGGAGACTGGGATGCAGGAGCGGGGAGTGGGGGAGCAGGGATTGGGATGCAGGAGCGGGGAGTGGGGGAGCGGAGACTGGGATGCAGGAGCGGGGAGTGGGGGAGCAGGGATTGGGATGCAGGAGCGGGGAGTGGGGGAGCGGAGACTGGGATGCAGGAGCGGGGAGTGGGGGAGCAGGGATTGGGATGCAGGAGCGGGGAGTGGGGGAGCAGGGATTGGGATGCAGGAGCGGGGAGTGGGGGAGCGGAGACTGGGATGCAGGAGCGGGGAGTGGGGGAGCGGAGACTGGGTGAGCGGGGAGCGGGacaggggagcggggagcggagaTGGGGGGAAGCGGGCAcgggggcagcgcggagcggggcgcagggcggcgggACGGGTGGGGGCGCGGGGCCTCCCCGGCGCCCATTGGCTCCGCCGCGCCCCGGTGGCGGCGCGGACCCATAaaggcgccgccggggcccccgcgccgcccagtcgcgggagccgccgccgccgcccggccatggccccgccgccgccgcccccccctcgccgcgccggccgccggcccgccctgccctggctcctcgcCGCCTGCTGCCTCTGCGCCCTGCCGCGGGGCTCAGGTACGTCCCCGCCGGGTGGCTATAGCTGCccgcaagggaaggagggaggagagggggaagaaaaaaaacccaaatcttaaAAAGCGGCGTTTCCGCCCAAGCGGCGCTGCCGCGGCTCCGCCGGGCGCCCCGTCGGGTGCGGGCTCCGCGGCGCCCGTCTGCATCTCTGTACACGCCGCTGTGTCCCCTGCAGGGTTTCCCCAGCCGCTCTCTCGCTACTCGGACGGCGGGGACCTTCCCAAAAGCCAGGTAcgtctttcttcttcttcttcttctttttttccgtATCGGCCGTCCTGAAGGCAATGCACGCTTAAAGTGCAGGGCAGAGCGCCTGTCCGCTCCCGACTGCCCAAGCAAGCCGGGAAATGAGACGTGCCCCTAGGAGGGAAATAAGCGAGAAAATCCCTGGGTGGGTGGAAACGACCGAGGGAGGCTGAgcccctctgctgcctgcagaggtGGCTGGGACGTACGCGCACGGCAGCACGATGCCCAGCCGCACGCAGACCGGGAGACCGGGGCCGGCGGAAGCCAGGAACGGACCAGTCCCAGCTCCCCCCGAGCTAAGACGCAGGACCCGAGGTAGGAGAGCCCCGCTGTTAATGTCTGGTCTTTACTTTTTAAGCAACTGGCGCTGTGTTTCAGTCAGTGGATGGAACTGTCTGATCATCCCCAGGTAAACCGGCGGCGTGGTGTGTGCGCAGCCCTCGAGGCGGAAAAATGGGCTTTTCTGCCCACCACCGGGGTGGGCAGCCCCGAAGGAAAAAGCGCCGTGGAGTAACGGGGGAGTTAGAGGCAGGATCCTGCCTGCATCCCCGCTGCACCGGTGCTCGGGGGGTGGGTTTTCTGCAAGAGCGGGGAGCCAGCGGGAGGCTTCACGGCTCGTTTCCACTGCGGTGTCTCCGGCCCAGAGCTTGCAAACAGTTTGTACAGCTGAGTAACTTTGAACGAGCAGCCCCAGAGCATTGGATACCATGGCCACGGGTCGTTTTCACCAAGGGTGCAGAAAAGCTTCATAGCTTTCCAAGCAAAGCTATGGTTCTCGTGAAACGCTGAGCAttttgtgcccttttttttttttctgaactatttcAGTTCTGTAAACTGTGATTGGTGGAAAGTGGTTCCCAGAGCCAGTTGTTCAGGTGTCTTTACTGCCTTTGAAGCGGTCCTTATTTCTTGTCTCATGTGATCGCTTGCCTAAGCAAGTCCTGTGGAAGTGAGCACGGGACCTCTTGCTCTTTTTAGAAAGTGCCAGTTTAACCATCTTTTCTCCATTGCTCTCTTGGAGTCCTGAGATAAAACCTATCGAAAGAGCTCTTGTAATCAGCTTCAGCACAGACCTGGCACTTGATCACTTATCCTACCAATGTATGACAGACCATACTAATTTTAATACATTATATGAAAAATGTTCCTGACTAGATTCATAGTATTTAAAACTGTGGGGCAGGCACATTATTTCCAGTTCTttgaaaatgataaaattatCCTTGTTAAACATACTAGGCTCTGGGTCAAACTTATAGTGAACAACTCCTGTTGTGTTCTTTATTTCAGTGTATGGTTATAGATAGGTACACTATAGTACTGATTGATTGGTTGCGATGTTTGTAGGTGAAAATGAATATAGATAAAATATGTCCAAAAAAGCAAGCCTAATTCTAAAAAGATTAGCAcaggaaatgtattttaagtaTAAGAGACTGTGATTTAAGTCCCTTTACAGCACAACACTATACTGACAACATTATTAATATTATATCTATTTTCCTCATAGGAAATTTTAGTTATTCATCTCATAACAGCTTCAGTAAGTCTTACCTTGCTCTCAGTTCTTCTACTGGAATCGTGTTCAATTTAAATTGTACTGAGATCGGAATCAAGCCTGTTCTCTGTAGAACTGTGTACATCACATCCTATCAACAAATGTGTATTAAAGTACTATTTGATTTTTCAGATCTCCAGTACTGTTTTGGATCTTTGTTATTCCATATTTAACAGCATGCATACAAATGAGGTAAGGTGTAGTTGCTTCTTTTACTTAAAGGCATCCCTTCTTTAAACCTAGAAAGCAGCTCCCCCCAAACCAACTTCCTAGCATTTCTCTCCAAATGATAGAGTATAATCTAATATCATCATGATTTAGGAGATGTAGGAGAGTAACTAGGAAGCATATGAAATAGCATTTCTTCTCATTAGCAGTTTGTATGTAATTCTGAACTCTAAGTTATATATCAAATTGCTGTTCTTATGCAGTTTTTATTTCACCAACGTAGAGCTCAAGAAGCAACATACCCACTTACAACTGGGGTCAGTATTTTAACCTAATCTACACTTTTGGATAACATAGGATTAAATATGCTAACAAAAGACACAGTATTGGTTCAACAGGGTACTTAAGATCATGCTGAACAGAAAAGTATATGAGTTGTTTTCCTGATTTTACCACTCCGTTTGTGTTTAGGTTCTGCACTCCTGAATCAGAGCCGAAAGCTTAAGTCCAGAAGGTATTGAGGGCTCTTCCTTCTCAGTCAGTCACATTAGGACCTGGCCCAATGTCAGCTTTCCTTTATAGCACTTTTAAAATCGTCACTGGTTAATCAAAAACCTTTCCAAGAAAATGCATACTGGCTTTCTTAGGTATGATTAGCTTCTGTCGGAAAGGCCAATACAACTGTAGAGTTTTTGAATCCTCTGTTTTCTCAAATCACAAGTAAAGCCTTCAAGACAATaatagaaagtattttaaaatgtatttcactaTCTCTTCTTGCCAGTGTCTTTAGCTTATTATAATTCCAAGCATGTTTTCCTAAAGCAGCCTGAAAACTCTATTGTAGAGTTTATTACACAAAAATCCTAATACTTCCGTGTCAAATATCTAGGAGAGGTGTTGAGTTCAGTGTTGACCATCTGCTTCTGCACTTAGCTAGTTATGGGACATCCAAAATCATCCAGTAACTTTGAATGAAACCCTTTTCCTGGTTAGTAGTTTAGTTATTAACTTTGCCAAAAATTCACCCTGTGCTCTGAGTCCTCAGGGTTGGGAGCTGGATCTCATGCAGTATCCTTTCAAGAGATAAGACTAATGTCTGCTGCATTTCCAGGTGTGGTCTGATCAAATGGCAGATTAAATCTAAATTTTGGATGTGGAAAAAAGAGCTATgcaaaaaatgctaatttttgcCCAGCTGTTCCAATCTGTTACAACACAAAATTATACTTTCTCAGCCCACGAGGAATCTTGAACACGTTTCAAACATGAGTCTATATACAGTGCTACCAGTGAAACAGTTACGATACGCTGTGGATTTCAGCTGGACTTGAACTTTCTACGTCATTCtatatat from Struthio camelus isolate bStrCam1 chromosome 1, bStrCam1.hap1, whole genome shotgun sequence carries:
- the NMS gene encoding neuromedin-S isoform X2, which produces MRFPQPLSRYSDGGDLPKSQQLALCFSQWMELSDHPQISSTVLDLCYSIFNSMHTNEESQIATAEFTKKNSHGTLGRPFFLFRPRNGRTIESSEDAH
- the NMS gene encoding neuromedin-S isoform X6, translating into MRFPQPLSRYSDGGDLPKSQISSTVLDLCYSIFNSMHTNEESQIATAEFTKKNSHGTLGRPFFLFRPRNGRTIESSEDAH
- the NMS gene encoding neuromedin-S isoform X1 codes for the protein MRFPQPLSRYSDGGDLPKSQQLALCFSQWMELSDHPQISSTVLDLCYSIFNSMHTNEESQIATAEFTKKNSHGTLGRPFFLFRPRNGRTIESSEYHGA
- the NMS gene encoding neuromedin-S isoform X4, whose amino-acid sequence is MRFPQPLSRYSDGGDLPKSQQLALCFSQWMELSDHPQISSTVLDLCYSIFNSMHTNEESQIATAEFTKKPRNGRTIESSEYHGA
- the NMS gene encoding neuromedin-S isoform X3; translated protein: MRFPQPLSRYSDGGDLPKSQQLALCFSQWMELSDHPQISSTVLDLCYSIFNSMHTNEESQIATAEFTKKNSHGTLGRPFFLFRPRNGRTIESSDAH
- the NMS gene encoding neuromedin-S isoform X5; translated protein: MRFPQPLSRYSDGGDLPKSQQLALCFSQWMELSDHPQISSTVLDLCYSIFNSMHTNEESQIATAEFTKKPRNGRTIESSEDAH